In the Brassica napus cultivar Da-Ae chromosome A7, Da-Ae, whole genome shotgun sequence genome, one interval contains:
- the LOC106357608 gene encoding uncharacterized protein LOC106357608 isoform X1, with amino-acid sequence MSAPGKFDYSSAAPLYRSNFAAQMERSSSFPERPAPSSHPNMLRGTSPLAQTDVTNFFQCLRFDPKVVAADHKSIRQGDFKRHVNFALGIQGDESPSTALKGKLIPEEIKRLKASLRENNVKARERVKIFNEASSVFNKFFPSVPTKKRSRPEGFSGDRLASGSGLSKMGIQGQTLLAGGFELDQQMLDERPKSGVPNKRTRTSMMDVRSNSVVRQSAAAVDRDKEIMRLANHNAVQGEERTSLGIDGWEKSKMKKKRSCIKTDCHPNLASSKVVDGYRDLKQSTQQKSMGDSRTRLNGDSNMLRQVAGNGATEYGRSDNLSQQASLAGYSPLSRGDSDHNSLYLEKRERSIASDKERVNLRAVNKSNIHDEFNSSSLVSNTKPNASVRGPRTGTGLPPKLSPGLHYTPPSPSDWDISGCTNKPPPVSGVTHRKRMTSNRSSSPPVTQWASQRPQKISRTARRTSLVPIVSNKDETYLDNISDAGCSDTGFEFYKRSPAASPQLKTRGESSFSTAALSESEESGPPEIKSKDKGKQSDEVDGKAAHNIPKVSIPALQSRKGNKRASGEEIGDGVRRQGRTGRGGFSSTRSLNPVGVEKLKNVGTTKQLRSARTILDKSESKVGRPPTRKLSDRKAYSRQRATATNASPLDFHAGSDDGHEELQAAVNSAVNFAQNFPNSFWKQMDRYFCFISDDHINFMKHQGELFSMGPSPVLTPPDFDSRDLYPEELATRSVDSKASPLYHRLLSALISEDSMSVNEDLQVDEFGAMHDLDDHSEFSVLMNNGFRNHEWLEHDESEDAILFKGVNNSAYHCNDKFSDHSPIDFSNIPYDKLGIDEKIYLEAQSIGISLEPMPSISNVEDEGIVDEIKKLKEAICKEGSKKKEMVDRLLKPALEMRETQEKELDQLGYDKLIEMAYEKSKASRRHHTVAGKNSANKISKQAASAFVKRTLERCRQFEETGKSCFSEPEIKDMFIARLATAPADKEDNPSTSTPIGSQPSSTSLARVGQNLENYANCSDAENALRERTIGREDTVWSNRVKKRELLLDDVGIIGTQLSSSTKGKRSERDRDGKGQASSRSGTNKIGRPSLSSTNGERKPKAKPKQETNQISSFVRIPEQPKAPLPNSNEANGEYDNLEALEDTEPILDFSQLQIPDGLGGPEFDAQPGDISSWFNMDEEEDFDILELGVPMDDLAGLNIKF; translated from the exons ATGTCAGCACCTGGGAAGTTTGATTATTCTTCCGCTGCGCCTCTATACAGATCTAACTTTGCCGCGCAGATGGAAAGATCAAGTAGCTTTCCTGAACGTCCTGCCCCATCATCTCATCCAAACATGTTGAGGGGCACTTCACCACTAGCGCAAACCGATGTTACAAATTTCTTCCAGTGTTTGCGTTTTGATCCTAAGGTGGTTGCCGCGGATCACAAGTCTATTCGTCAAGGTGACTTTAAGCGGCATGTTAATTTTGCTCTTGGAATACAAGGAGACGAGTCTCCTAGTACTGCTTTGAAAGGGAAGTTAATTCCAGAAGAGATCAAAAGACTAAAGGCTAGTCTGCGCGAAAACAATGTCAAGGCCAG GGAGCGGGTAAAAATTTTCAACGAAGCTTCTTCTGTATTTAACAAGTTTTTCCCAAGTGTTCCTACAAAGAAGAGGTCTCGACCAGAAGGTTTCTCTGGTGATCGCTTGGCATCAGGATCAGGGCTAAGCAAAATGGGCATTCAAGGTCAGACCCTCCTGGCTGGTGGTTTTGAGCTTGACCAGCAAATGTTGGATGAACGACCTAAAAGTGGTGTTCCAAATAAGCGAACACGTACTTCCATG ATGGATGTTCGAAGCAATTCTGTTGTTCGACAGTCAGCTGCTGCTGTAGACAGAGATAAAGAAATAATGCGGCTGGCTAATCATAATGCAGTTCAGGGTGAAGAACGAACTTCACTTGGTATTGATGGTTGGGAAAAGtcaaagatgaagaaaaaacGCTCCTGTATTAAAACGGACTGTCATCCGAACCTGGCTTCAAGTAAAGTGGTTGATGGTTATCGAGACTTGAAGCAGAGCACTCAACAGAAGTCAATGGGTGACTCCCGGACGAGATTGAATGGTGACTCGAACATGTTAAG gcaaGTGGCTGGTAATGGAGCTACTGAATATGGTAGATCTGATAACCTCTCTCAGCAGGCAAGCTTGGCTGGGTATTCCCCACTGTCAAGGGGCGATTCTGATCATAATTCTTTGTACCTTGAGAAGAGAGAACGCTCCATAGCTTCAGATAAGGAAAGGGTGAATCTAAGAGCTGTCAACAA GTCCAATATTCACGATGAATTCAATTCCTCAAGTCTGGTTTCAAACACAAAACCAAATGCTTCAGTTCGCGGGCCTAGAACAGGAACAGGGCTACCTCCGAAACTGTCTCCAGGACTCCATTACACTCCTCCGTCCCCAAGTGACTGGGATATCTCTGGCTGTACAAATAAGCCTCCGCCCGTGTCAGGGGTTACACATCGGAAGCGTATGACATCTAATCGGTCTTCGTCACCGCCTGTCACTCAATGGGCCAGTCAGAGACCGCAAAAGATATCTCGTACAGCAAGAAGGACGAGTTTAGTTCCCATTGTTTCTAATAAGGACGAGACCTACTTAGATAATATATCAGATGCTGGTTGTAGTGACACTGGGTTTGAATTCTATAAACGCTCGCCAGCTGCTTCTCCTCAATTGAAAACAAGAGGTGAAAGCAGCTTCTCCACAGCAGCTTTGTCAGAAAGTGAAGAATCTGGTCCCCCTGAGATCAAGTCTAAAGACAAGGGGAAACAGTCTGATGAGGTTGATGGGAAAGCTGCACATAATATTCCTAAAGTGTCTATCCCTGCTTTACAATCAAGAAAAGGTAACAAGCGTGCTTCTGGTGAAGAGATTGGGGATGGTGTGAGAAGGCAAGGAAGGACGGGCCGTGGCGGCTTTTCTTCCACAAGATCTCTCAACCCAGTGGGAGTAGAGAAACTTAAGAATGTTGGAACAACGAAACAGCTTCGCAGTGCAAGAACTATCTTGGACAAGAGTGAAAG TAAGGTGGGCCGTCCACCCACTAGGAAACTATCTGATCGCAAGGCTTACAGTCGTCAGAGAGCTACGGCAACAAATGCTTCACCACTAGATTTTCATG CCGGTTCAGATGATGGTCATGAGGAGCTACAAGCGGCTGTTAACTCAGCCGTAAATTTTg CTCAGAATTTTCCCAACTCTTTCTGGAAGCAAATGGACCGCTACTTTTGCTTTATATCCGACGATCATATTAACTTTATGAAGCACCAG GGAGAACTCTTCTCCATGGGTCCTTCACCTGTGCTGACACCCCCTGACTTTGATAGCCGTGATTTATATCCTGAGGAACTTGCAACTCGCAGTGTCGATTCTAAGGCTTCTCCACTATACCATAGATTGCTATCAGCTTTGATTTCTGAGGACTCGATGAGTGTTAATGAAGATCTCCAAGTTGATGAGTTTGGGGCCATGCATGATCTTGATGACCACTCAGAATTCAGTGTTCTGATGAATAATGGGTTTAGAAACCATGAATGGCTGGAACATGATGAATCAGAGGATGCAATTCTGTTCAAGGGCGTTAATAACTCAGCCTACCACTGCAATGACAAATTTTCAGATCATTCACCCATTGACTTCTCAAACATTCCGTATGATAAATTGGGGATAGATGAAAAGATTTATCTGGAAGCTCAGTCTATTGGAATATCCTTAGAACCAATG CCTAGTATCTCAAACGTGGAGGATGAAGGAATCGTTGACGAAATAAAAAAGTTGAAGGAGGCTATCTGCAAGGAG GGTTctaagaagaaagagatggttGACAGGCTATTAAAGCCTGCCTTAGAGATGAGAGAAACTCAAGAGAA GGAGTTAGATCAGCTTGGTTATGATAAACTCATCGAGATGGCATATGAAAAAAGCAAG GCAAGTCGGCGTCATCACACCGTTGCTGGAAAAAACTCCGCTAACAAGATATCAAAGCAGGCTGCATCGGCTTTTGTTAAAAGGACGCTTGAACGATGCCGTCAATTCGAAGAGACGGGCAAAAGCTGCTTCAGTGAGCCTGAAATTAAGGATATGTTCATCGCCAGGTTGGCAACAGCTCCTGCGGACAAGGAGGATAATCCGTCGACTTCAA CACCCATTGGCTCACAGCCAAGCTCTACTTCTTTGGCACGCGTTGGGCAGAACTTGGAGAACTATGCCAATTGTTCTGATGCTGAAAATGCTTTACGAGAGCGAACGATAGGGAGAGAAGATACAGTTTGGTCCAATAGGGTCAAGAAGAGAGAGTTACTTCTTGATGATGTTGGTATTATTGGGACACAACTCTCAAGTAGTACAAAGGGAAAGAGAAGTGAGAGGGACAGAGATGGGAAAGGTCAGGCTTCATCTAGAAGCGGGACCAATAAGATCGGTCGGCCTTCCCTGTCCAGTACCAATGGTGAAAGAAAACCGAAAGCAAAGCCGAAGCAGGAGACAAATCAGATATCTTCATTTGTTAGGATTCCGGAGCAACCCAAAGCACCATTACCTAACTCAAATGAAGCAAACGGTGAGTATGATAATTTGGAGGCACTGGAGGATACAGAGCCCATTCTAGACTTTTCTCAGCTACAAATACCAGATGGCTTAGGAGGTCCAGAGTTTGATGCACAACCAGGTGATATTAGCTCATGGTTTAACatggacgaggaagaagatttcGATATCTTGGAGCTTGGAGTGCCAATGGATGATCTTGCAGGGCTGAATATAAAGTTTTGA
- the LOC106357608 gene encoding uncharacterized protein LOC106357608 isoform X3 gives MERSSSFPERPAPSSHPNMLRGTSPLAQTDVTNFFQCLRFDPKVVAADHKSIRQGDFKRHVNFALGIQGDESPSTALKGKLIPEEIKRLKASLRENNVKARERVKIFNEASSVFNKFFPSVPTKKRSRPEGFSGDRLASGSGLSKMGIQGQTLLAGGFELDQQMLDERPKSGVPNKRTRTSMMDVRSNSVVRQSAAAVDRDKEIMRLANHNAVQGEERTSLGIDGWEKSKMKKKRSCIKTDCHPNLASSKVVDGYRDLKQSTQQKSMGDSRTRLNGDSNMLRQVAGNGATEYGRSDNLSQQASLAGYSPLSRGDSDHNSLYLEKRERSIASDKERVNLRAVNKSNIHDEFNSSSLVSNTKPNASVRGPRTGTGLPPKLSPGLHYTPPSPSDWDISGCTNKPPPVSGVTHRKRMTSNRSSSPPVTQWASQRPQKISRTARRTSLVPIVSNKDETYLDNISDAGCSDTGFEFYKRSPAASPQLKTRGESSFSTAALSESEESGPPEIKSKDKGKQSDEVDGKAAHNIPKVSIPALQSRKGNKRASGEEIGDGVRRQGRTGRGGFSSTRSLNPVGVEKLKNVGTTKQLRSARTILDKSESKVGRPPTRKLSDRKAYSRQRATATNASPLDFHAGSDDGHEELQAAVNSAVNFAQNFPNSFWKQMDRYFCFISDDHINFMKHQGELFSMGPSPVLTPPDFDSRDLYPEELATRSVDSKASPLYHRLLSALISEDSMSVNEDLQVDEFGAMHDLDDHSEFSVLMNNGFRNHEWLEHDESEDAILFKGVNNSAYHCNDKFSDHSPIDFSNIPYDKLGIDEKIYLEAQSIGISLEPMPSISNVEDEGIVDEIKKLKEAICKEGSKKKEMVDRLLKPALEMRETQEKELDQLGYDKLIEMAYEKSKASRRHHTVAGKNSANKISKQAASAFVKRTLERCRQFEETGKSCFSEPEIKDMFIARLATAPADKEDNPSTSTPIGSQPSSTSLARVGQNLENYANCSDAENALRERTIGREDTVWSNRVKKRELLLDDVGIIGTQLSSSTKGKRSERDRDGKGQASSRSGTNKIGRPSLSSTNGERKPKAKPKQETNQISSFVRIPEQPKAPLPNSNEANGEYDNLEALEDTEPILDFSQLQIPDGLGGPEFDAQPGDISSWFNMDEEEDFDILELGVPMDDLAGLNIKF, from the exons ATGGAAAGATCAAGTAGCTTTCCTGAACGTCCTGCCCCATCATCTCATCCAAACATGTTGAGGGGCACTTCACCACTAGCGCAAACCGATGTTACAAATTTCTTCCAGTGTTTGCGTTTTGATCCTAAGGTGGTTGCCGCGGATCACAAGTCTATTCGTCAAGGTGACTTTAAGCGGCATGTTAATTTTGCTCTTGGAATACAAGGAGACGAGTCTCCTAGTACTGCTTTGAAAGGGAAGTTAATTCCAGAAGAGATCAAAAGACTAAAGGCTAGTCTGCGCGAAAACAATGTCAAGGCCAG GGAGCGGGTAAAAATTTTCAACGAAGCTTCTTCTGTATTTAACAAGTTTTTCCCAAGTGTTCCTACAAAGAAGAGGTCTCGACCAGAAGGTTTCTCTGGTGATCGCTTGGCATCAGGATCAGGGCTAAGCAAAATGGGCATTCAAGGTCAGACCCTCCTGGCTGGTGGTTTTGAGCTTGACCAGCAAATGTTGGATGAACGACCTAAAAGTGGTGTTCCAAATAAGCGAACACGTACTTCCATG ATGGATGTTCGAAGCAATTCTGTTGTTCGACAGTCAGCTGCTGCTGTAGACAGAGATAAAGAAATAATGCGGCTGGCTAATCATAATGCAGTTCAGGGTGAAGAACGAACTTCACTTGGTATTGATGGTTGGGAAAAGtcaaagatgaagaaaaaacGCTCCTGTATTAAAACGGACTGTCATCCGAACCTGGCTTCAAGTAAAGTGGTTGATGGTTATCGAGACTTGAAGCAGAGCACTCAACAGAAGTCAATGGGTGACTCCCGGACGAGATTGAATGGTGACTCGAACATGTTAAG gcaaGTGGCTGGTAATGGAGCTACTGAATATGGTAGATCTGATAACCTCTCTCAGCAGGCAAGCTTGGCTGGGTATTCCCCACTGTCAAGGGGCGATTCTGATCATAATTCTTTGTACCTTGAGAAGAGAGAACGCTCCATAGCTTCAGATAAGGAAAGGGTGAATCTAAGAGCTGTCAACAA GTCCAATATTCACGATGAATTCAATTCCTCAAGTCTGGTTTCAAACACAAAACCAAATGCTTCAGTTCGCGGGCCTAGAACAGGAACAGGGCTACCTCCGAAACTGTCTCCAGGACTCCATTACACTCCTCCGTCCCCAAGTGACTGGGATATCTCTGGCTGTACAAATAAGCCTCCGCCCGTGTCAGGGGTTACACATCGGAAGCGTATGACATCTAATCGGTCTTCGTCACCGCCTGTCACTCAATGGGCCAGTCAGAGACCGCAAAAGATATCTCGTACAGCAAGAAGGACGAGTTTAGTTCCCATTGTTTCTAATAAGGACGAGACCTACTTAGATAATATATCAGATGCTGGTTGTAGTGACACTGGGTTTGAATTCTATAAACGCTCGCCAGCTGCTTCTCCTCAATTGAAAACAAGAGGTGAAAGCAGCTTCTCCACAGCAGCTTTGTCAGAAAGTGAAGAATCTGGTCCCCCTGAGATCAAGTCTAAAGACAAGGGGAAACAGTCTGATGAGGTTGATGGGAAAGCTGCACATAATATTCCTAAAGTGTCTATCCCTGCTTTACAATCAAGAAAAGGTAACAAGCGTGCTTCTGGTGAAGAGATTGGGGATGGTGTGAGAAGGCAAGGAAGGACGGGCCGTGGCGGCTTTTCTTCCACAAGATCTCTCAACCCAGTGGGAGTAGAGAAACTTAAGAATGTTGGAACAACGAAACAGCTTCGCAGTGCAAGAACTATCTTGGACAAGAGTGAAAG TAAGGTGGGCCGTCCACCCACTAGGAAACTATCTGATCGCAAGGCTTACAGTCGTCAGAGAGCTACGGCAACAAATGCTTCACCACTAGATTTTCATG CCGGTTCAGATGATGGTCATGAGGAGCTACAAGCGGCTGTTAACTCAGCCGTAAATTTTg CTCAGAATTTTCCCAACTCTTTCTGGAAGCAAATGGACCGCTACTTTTGCTTTATATCCGACGATCATATTAACTTTATGAAGCACCAG GGAGAACTCTTCTCCATGGGTCCTTCACCTGTGCTGACACCCCCTGACTTTGATAGCCGTGATTTATATCCTGAGGAACTTGCAACTCGCAGTGTCGATTCTAAGGCTTCTCCACTATACCATAGATTGCTATCAGCTTTGATTTCTGAGGACTCGATGAGTGTTAATGAAGATCTCCAAGTTGATGAGTTTGGGGCCATGCATGATCTTGATGACCACTCAGAATTCAGTGTTCTGATGAATAATGGGTTTAGAAACCATGAATGGCTGGAACATGATGAATCAGAGGATGCAATTCTGTTCAAGGGCGTTAATAACTCAGCCTACCACTGCAATGACAAATTTTCAGATCATTCACCCATTGACTTCTCAAACATTCCGTATGATAAATTGGGGATAGATGAAAAGATTTATCTGGAAGCTCAGTCTATTGGAATATCCTTAGAACCAATG CCTAGTATCTCAAACGTGGAGGATGAAGGAATCGTTGACGAAATAAAAAAGTTGAAGGAGGCTATCTGCAAGGAG GGTTctaagaagaaagagatggttGACAGGCTATTAAAGCCTGCCTTAGAGATGAGAGAAACTCAAGAGAA GGAGTTAGATCAGCTTGGTTATGATAAACTCATCGAGATGGCATATGAAAAAAGCAAG GCAAGTCGGCGTCATCACACCGTTGCTGGAAAAAACTCCGCTAACAAGATATCAAAGCAGGCTGCATCGGCTTTTGTTAAAAGGACGCTTGAACGATGCCGTCAATTCGAAGAGACGGGCAAAAGCTGCTTCAGTGAGCCTGAAATTAAGGATATGTTCATCGCCAGGTTGGCAACAGCTCCTGCGGACAAGGAGGATAATCCGTCGACTTCAA CACCCATTGGCTCACAGCCAAGCTCTACTTCTTTGGCACGCGTTGGGCAGAACTTGGAGAACTATGCCAATTGTTCTGATGCTGAAAATGCTTTACGAGAGCGAACGATAGGGAGAGAAGATACAGTTTGGTCCAATAGGGTCAAGAAGAGAGAGTTACTTCTTGATGATGTTGGTATTATTGGGACACAACTCTCAAGTAGTACAAAGGGAAAGAGAAGTGAGAGGGACAGAGATGGGAAAGGTCAGGCTTCATCTAGAAGCGGGACCAATAAGATCGGTCGGCCTTCCCTGTCCAGTACCAATGGTGAAAGAAAACCGAAAGCAAAGCCGAAGCAGGAGACAAATCAGATATCTTCATTTGTTAGGATTCCGGAGCAACCCAAAGCACCATTACCTAACTCAAATGAAGCAAACGGTGAGTATGATAATTTGGAGGCACTGGAGGATACAGAGCCCATTCTAGACTTTTCTCAGCTACAAATACCAGATGGCTTAGGAGGTCCAGAGTTTGATGCACAACCAGGTGATATTAGCTCATGGTTTAACatggacgaggaagaagatttcGATATCTTGGAGCTTGGAGTGCCAATGGATGATCTTGCAGGGCTGAATATAAAGTTTTGA
- the LOC106357608 gene encoding uncharacterized protein LOC106357608 isoform X2 — protein sequence MSAPGKFDYSSAAPLYRSNFAAQMERSSSFPERPAPSSHPNMLRGTSPLAQTDVTNFFQCLRFDPKVVAADHKSIRQGDFKRHVNFALGIQGDESPSTALKGKLIPEEIKRLKASLRENNVKARERVKIFNEASSVFNKFFPSVPTKKRSRPEGFSGDRLASGSGLSKMGIQGQTLLAGGFELDQQMLDERPKSGVPNKRTRTSMMDVRSNSVVRQSAAAVDRDKEIMRLANHNAVQGEERTSLGIDGWEKSKMKKKRSCIKTDCHPNLASSKVVDGYRDLKQSTQQKSMGDSRTRLNGDSNMLRQVAGNGATEYGRSDNLSQQASLAGYSPLSRGDSDHNSLYLEKRERSIASDKERVNLRAVNKSNIHDEFNSSSLVSNTKPNASVRGPRTGTGLPPKLSPGLHYTPPSPSDWDISGCTNKPPPVSGVTHRKRMTSNRSSSPPVTQWASQRPQKISRTARRTSLVPIVSNKDETYLDNISDAGCSDTGFEFYKRSPAASPQLKTRGESSFSTAALSESEESGPPEIKSKDKGKQSDEVDGKAAHNIPKVSIPALQSRKGNKRASGEEIGDGVRRQGRTGRGGFSSTRSLNPVGVEKLKNVGTTKQLRSARTILDKSESKVGRPPTRKLSDRKAYSRQRATATNASPLDFHDDGHEELQAAVNSAVNFAQNFPNSFWKQMDRYFCFISDDHINFMKHQGELFSMGPSPVLTPPDFDSRDLYPEELATRSVDSKASPLYHRLLSALISEDSMSVNEDLQVDEFGAMHDLDDHSEFSVLMNNGFRNHEWLEHDESEDAILFKGVNNSAYHCNDKFSDHSPIDFSNIPYDKLGIDEKIYLEAQSIGISLEPMPSISNVEDEGIVDEIKKLKEAICKEGSKKKEMVDRLLKPALEMRETQEKELDQLGYDKLIEMAYEKSKASRRHHTVAGKNSANKISKQAASAFVKRTLERCRQFEETGKSCFSEPEIKDMFIARLATAPADKEDNPSTSTPIGSQPSSTSLARVGQNLENYANCSDAENALRERTIGREDTVWSNRVKKRELLLDDVGIIGTQLSSSTKGKRSERDRDGKGQASSRSGTNKIGRPSLSSTNGERKPKAKPKQETNQISSFVRIPEQPKAPLPNSNEANGEYDNLEALEDTEPILDFSQLQIPDGLGGPEFDAQPGDISSWFNMDEEEDFDILELGVPMDDLAGLNIKF from the exons ATGTCAGCACCTGGGAAGTTTGATTATTCTTCCGCTGCGCCTCTATACAGATCTAACTTTGCCGCGCAGATGGAAAGATCAAGTAGCTTTCCTGAACGTCCTGCCCCATCATCTCATCCAAACATGTTGAGGGGCACTTCACCACTAGCGCAAACCGATGTTACAAATTTCTTCCAGTGTTTGCGTTTTGATCCTAAGGTGGTTGCCGCGGATCACAAGTCTATTCGTCAAGGTGACTTTAAGCGGCATGTTAATTTTGCTCTTGGAATACAAGGAGACGAGTCTCCTAGTACTGCTTTGAAAGGGAAGTTAATTCCAGAAGAGATCAAAAGACTAAAGGCTAGTCTGCGCGAAAACAATGTCAAGGCCAG GGAGCGGGTAAAAATTTTCAACGAAGCTTCTTCTGTATTTAACAAGTTTTTCCCAAGTGTTCCTACAAAGAAGAGGTCTCGACCAGAAGGTTTCTCTGGTGATCGCTTGGCATCAGGATCAGGGCTAAGCAAAATGGGCATTCAAGGTCAGACCCTCCTGGCTGGTGGTTTTGAGCTTGACCAGCAAATGTTGGATGAACGACCTAAAAGTGGTGTTCCAAATAAGCGAACACGTACTTCCATG ATGGATGTTCGAAGCAATTCTGTTGTTCGACAGTCAGCTGCTGCTGTAGACAGAGATAAAGAAATAATGCGGCTGGCTAATCATAATGCAGTTCAGGGTGAAGAACGAACTTCACTTGGTATTGATGGTTGGGAAAAGtcaaagatgaagaaaaaacGCTCCTGTATTAAAACGGACTGTCATCCGAACCTGGCTTCAAGTAAAGTGGTTGATGGTTATCGAGACTTGAAGCAGAGCACTCAACAGAAGTCAATGGGTGACTCCCGGACGAGATTGAATGGTGACTCGAACATGTTAAG gcaaGTGGCTGGTAATGGAGCTACTGAATATGGTAGATCTGATAACCTCTCTCAGCAGGCAAGCTTGGCTGGGTATTCCCCACTGTCAAGGGGCGATTCTGATCATAATTCTTTGTACCTTGAGAAGAGAGAACGCTCCATAGCTTCAGATAAGGAAAGGGTGAATCTAAGAGCTGTCAACAA GTCCAATATTCACGATGAATTCAATTCCTCAAGTCTGGTTTCAAACACAAAACCAAATGCTTCAGTTCGCGGGCCTAGAACAGGAACAGGGCTACCTCCGAAACTGTCTCCAGGACTCCATTACACTCCTCCGTCCCCAAGTGACTGGGATATCTCTGGCTGTACAAATAAGCCTCCGCCCGTGTCAGGGGTTACACATCGGAAGCGTATGACATCTAATCGGTCTTCGTCACCGCCTGTCACTCAATGGGCCAGTCAGAGACCGCAAAAGATATCTCGTACAGCAAGAAGGACGAGTTTAGTTCCCATTGTTTCTAATAAGGACGAGACCTACTTAGATAATATATCAGATGCTGGTTGTAGTGACACTGGGTTTGAATTCTATAAACGCTCGCCAGCTGCTTCTCCTCAATTGAAAACAAGAGGTGAAAGCAGCTTCTCCACAGCAGCTTTGTCAGAAAGTGAAGAATCTGGTCCCCCTGAGATCAAGTCTAAAGACAAGGGGAAACAGTCTGATGAGGTTGATGGGAAAGCTGCACATAATATTCCTAAAGTGTCTATCCCTGCTTTACAATCAAGAAAAGGTAACAAGCGTGCTTCTGGTGAAGAGATTGGGGATGGTGTGAGAAGGCAAGGAAGGACGGGCCGTGGCGGCTTTTCTTCCACAAGATCTCTCAACCCAGTGGGAGTAGAGAAACTTAAGAATGTTGGAACAACGAAACAGCTTCGCAGTGCAAGAACTATCTTGGACAAGAGTGAAAG TAAGGTGGGCCGTCCACCCACTAGGAAACTATCTGATCGCAAGGCTTACAGTCGTCAGAGAGCTACGGCAACAAATGCTTCACCACTAGATTTTCATG ATGATGGTCATGAGGAGCTACAAGCGGCTGTTAACTCAGCCGTAAATTTTg CTCAGAATTTTCCCAACTCTTTCTGGAAGCAAATGGACCGCTACTTTTGCTTTATATCCGACGATCATATTAACTTTATGAAGCACCAG GGAGAACTCTTCTCCATGGGTCCTTCACCTGTGCTGACACCCCCTGACTTTGATAGCCGTGATTTATATCCTGAGGAACTTGCAACTCGCAGTGTCGATTCTAAGGCTTCTCCACTATACCATAGATTGCTATCAGCTTTGATTTCTGAGGACTCGATGAGTGTTAATGAAGATCTCCAAGTTGATGAGTTTGGGGCCATGCATGATCTTGATGACCACTCAGAATTCAGTGTTCTGATGAATAATGGGTTTAGAAACCATGAATGGCTGGAACATGATGAATCAGAGGATGCAATTCTGTTCAAGGGCGTTAATAACTCAGCCTACCACTGCAATGACAAATTTTCAGATCATTCACCCATTGACTTCTCAAACATTCCGTATGATAAATTGGGGATAGATGAAAAGATTTATCTGGAAGCTCAGTCTATTGGAATATCCTTAGAACCAATG CCTAGTATCTCAAACGTGGAGGATGAAGGAATCGTTGACGAAATAAAAAAGTTGAAGGAGGCTATCTGCAAGGAG GGTTctaagaagaaagagatggttGACAGGCTATTAAAGCCTGCCTTAGAGATGAGAGAAACTCAAGAGAA GGAGTTAGATCAGCTTGGTTATGATAAACTCATCGAGATGGCATATGAAAAAAGCAAG GCAAGTCGGCGTCATCACACCGTTGCTGGAAAAAACTCCGCTAACAAGATATCAAAGCAGGCTGCATCGGCTTTTGTTAAAAGGACGCTTGAACGATGCCGTCAATTCGAAGAGACGGGCAAAAGCTGCTTCAGTGAGCCTGAAATTAAGGATATGTTCATCGCCAGGTTGGCAACAGCTCCTGCGGACAAGGAGGATAATCCGTCGACTTCAA CACCCATTGGCTCACAGCCAAGCTCTACTTCTTTGGCACGCGTTGGGCAGAACTTGGAGAACTATGCCAATTGTTCTGATGCTGAAAATGCTTTACGAGAGCGAACGATAGGGAGAGAAGATACAGTTTGGTCCAATAGGGTCAAGAAGAGAGAGTTACTTCTTGATGATGTTGGTATTATTGGGACACAACTCTCAAGTAGTACAAAGGGAAAGAGAAGTGAGAGGGACAGAGATGGGAAAGGTCAGGCTTCATCTAGAAGCGGGACCAATAAGATCGGTCGGCCTTCCCTGTCCAGTACCAATGGTGAAAGAAAACCGAAAGCAAAGCCGAAGCAGGAGACAAATCAGATATCTTCATTTGTTAGGATTCCGGAGCAACCCAAAGCACCATTACCTAACTCAAATGAAGCAAACGGTGAGTATGATAATTTGGAGGCACTGGAGGATACAGAGCCCATTCTAGACTTTTCTCAGCTACAAATACCAGATGGCTTAGGAGGTCCAGAGTTTGATGCACAACCAGGTGATATTAGCTCATGGTTTAACatggacgaggaagaagatttcGATATCTTGGAGCTTGGAGTGCCAATGGATGATCTTGCAGGGCTGAATATAAAGTTTTGA